TCCACCCATCCACCCAGAATCCTTTGCACAGGGAAGGCCAATGGTCTCCCACTTCCCCACCTTTGCCGTGATGTCTGTGTCTGTGACTGACGTGGCCTCCTCTTGTGCCGTGCTTGGCATATGTGGTCCTCGTTCATCGTGCCGCCTGTGGTGATGCGTGCAGTGACGCTGTTTGTGTGGTCTGCACCTCCCCCCAACCTCCACTCCTTGCCTGGACTCCCTCCCCTCAGCGGCTCTGAACCCCAGAGAAGAGTCGGGaagcaaaataaacaagcaaaggcCCAGCAGAATTCTGTGCTTCTTGGTGAAGAAAGAGGGGAGTCCTTGACTGGCAGGGGAGACACAGAAGACCCCCAAATCCATATGGGGTGCTGGGGACCCCAAAATCCAGTGAAGGCACATTAGGCACAAATTCCAGAGAGGTTCTAAGTGGAATCCCTGCCACAAATTCCAGCTAGTGGAGATGGAGGTGCACCCCAAATTTAGAAGTATTCCCCAAAGCCAAGAGTAAACCAAATTATGGAAGAGGCAGGAGTCTCAGTCTTTGGGGGGGGGTCCCCCAATTCCAGAGGAACTGAAGAGCTCAAAGGGATCACCACCATCTCCCAGGGTGAGAGATGTGGGATCCTGAGGCAGTATCAAGACAGAGATGGAACACTGGCTGGTAGGCAGGACTCCATGGCGTGGCAGACTGAGGTGGGCTCCCCGGTGGCTGGGGGCAGGGCCTAAGGCACAAGGCGGGCTACGCTGAGGAGGCAGGCAGGCAACTCATCAGCCTGGGTGCGGTGCAAGGAGGGTTCAGAGGCACTCCGCTCAATCTTGGGGAGTGACCGTTGCAGCAGCTCAATCGTGGCCAGGATCTGGGGGCAGGTGGGGATGAGGAGGAGTGTCTGGAGCTCCATGGGCACCCCAACACCCCAGGCCCCAGCCTAatggggaaacacacacacacacacacacacacacacacacacacacacagtgtatcTGAGCCTTTGACACAATTCACATTCACATCTGGCTCCATCCCCACTCTCCCTCTGCCTTGGAGTCCCCCTATCAAGGTATCCAGTCCTCCTACCCAGCTCACCTGGGGGAAGAGGGGCCGTTCCTCCCGCTGGAACTTGAGGCAGTCAGACAGCAGGCGCCGCATGGCCTTGGGGCAGTTACTGGAGATTTTGCTGAGGTCCGGAGACAGATAGCCACGGCCTACCATGAAGATGATCTGAGGGAGGGGCAGGAatggggtagttttagggtttgagctGTTAGATGCAGAGAATTTGGGGTCTTGAGTGATGTGGAAAGCTCATTTTGGGGGAATAGGGGGAACTCCAGGGTATTAAGGCCCAGAGAATTATGAGTCTCTGAAGACTTGGGAGGTTTCTCTGCTACAAAATAGAAGAATTTAAGTTTGGGGTTGTTGAAGATTGTAGGTATACAGGACTAAGTCCACAGTTGTCTAGGGGGCTTAGAACCTAGAAAGTACTGAGCCTTGGGGAAACATGCAGTTCTGAATCTGGGGAAACTTGTATTTCCATGGAAGTCTGGGACCTAAATGTCTGAGTCCACATTTTCTGCAGGACTCTGAGTGTTCCCCTTAAGCCTTCCCCCAGACACTTGGCTGGTAAGGGGGCCTTAATGGGGTGCCCTTGGTTAGGAGTCAGAGGATTCTGGGTTCCTGAGGGCCTGGGAGGTTCTAGGCCCTGAACCCAAAGAACTATGAGATTCTGGGGCCTACAAAATTATGGGTACCAGGATCCCAGAGCCTGACAGATACTCAAAGTCTGGGTGATTTTGAGTATTTGTGAATATTCTGGAAGCATGGGggattttatttctcaaagaaatagaatTCTGGGTTTTGGGAACCTGTAGTATTTTGAGTACCCAGAGAAGACTGTAGATGCCTAGGAAATCTCTGGAAGGCTTCTGAGTATCTTGGGGTCTAGAGCATTCTGGGTACAAGATTCAGAGGATTCTGGGCTTTAAGGCTTTTGTCCCAGAGGTTGTGGATgtaggggaaggagggaagttGGCATAGGATACCTTATGGGATTAACTCTTGGAGTTCTCATTCCAGAAAATTCTAGGTTTCTGGGTGAAGTGTACCATTCTTTGTGCAGAGCAAGGGATATGGGGTGTGAAGGACAGAGGGAAACCATGGGTAATGTGTAGGGCTTACCTGATCACGGCTGCCAATGTGACTGTAAGGCAGTGAGCCTGTCATGAGCTCATAGAGCACAACCCCGTAGGCATAGACGTCCGACTGGAAACTGTAGGGGTTTGGGTCCTGCATACGGATCACCTCAGCCGCCTTCGATAGGCCAGATGGGGCAGGGAAAGCATGAGGGACAGCAGATGTGGCCCACAGTTCCACATCTGGCTGGCCACACTGGCACAACTTGGAGCTACCCCCACAAGGTGAAACATAACACCCACACTGTCACAGGCATCCCTGTCTGTTTGGCTCCATATGTCCCAATCTAGGAACATGTGTCTCCCTATGCCCCTCCCCATCCAGCCTGACCCAACTCACCATCCAAAGCACGGAGCCTGAGGGCTGCTCCAAGGGTTGGGCCCCACTCCATCTTGTCTTCACTGTGGCCAGGCCAAAGTCGCCTATCTTCACTGTGAGCCCCTCATGCAGGAAGATGTCCACTGGGGTCAAGGGCCACTATAGATTTCCAATAGTCAAGCCTATCAATCACCCTGACTGGAAGGTTATCATTAATGTCTGGTATTAGTGATTTTTCTGACCCTGATCAGAAGCCCCCAATATCATAAAATTATGCATAATTAATGCCCTCCACACTTGGTCCCACTGCGACTCTTGACCAAAAAGCCCCTTGAATGGCACCTAAACCAACCATATCTATAACCCTGGTCAGAAACTCCCTATAATGTTCACAACTGCTACATCTCACAACCTGACCACAGTCCCCAAGAGTACCGAAACCAGCCACACCTCTGACTCCTAACCAAGGGCACCCCATTAAGGCCCCCTTACCAGCCACAGTTCTGATATCCAACAAGGAGCCAGGCAACGTGTACCCTTCCCCATTCATCCTCAGAAATCCCCACACAAGAGCCTCCCCCCTGTGTAATATCCCACCCCACAGACAGGCAGATACTATTAGACTTGAGGTCTCGGTGGATGATATTCTTGGCATGGAGGTAGCTGTGGGGTAGAGGTAGGCGGTGAGTTGGCTGGAGGCTACTTACCTCCTCTACTCTCCTCCCCACTACCCCTCCCTAGTCCCCAAGGCAAAAGGCTCACTCCATGCCCTGGGCAGTCTGCCTGGCGACATCAATTAGCTGGACCATGTCGAAGCGTGTGTCAGCCACATGCAGGTGGTGGTAGAGGCTGGAGCCCTCACACCACTGTGTGATGATGGCAAATCCTGGCCGGGTCATGAAGCCCATGAACAGCAAGATGTTGACATGCCGTGTCTTCCTGCAGGTAGAAAGCGGAGTTTCAGGGGTggggaagacaaacaacaactGTCATACATCGCCTGGACCATTCCCCAGGCTTTTCAGGTGCTCAGGGCCAGACTGTTGCCAGAGTCCATGAATTTGTAAGATGTTTACTGGGCTATGGTGCTCTGCTGGGGCCCTATATCCTAAGTTGCTTCATGAGAGTCTCCCAACCAAAGCTAGAGGGAGGGATTAATGCCCCTACCCCTCTGCCTACCAGCAGCACCTCTGATCATTAATACCCTCCACACCTCAGACTGGGACTACTGtgaccattttacaaatgaaaaagtgGAATACCAACCTTCCTCATTGACATGACATCATTATACTGACAATGCAGGGCTAAAATATGGGTATCAGGTAATGCTTATAGCCTTCCCCTGTGTAATGTCCCACCCCAATCCCAGACCACAGACAGGCAGATACTATTAGATTAATAGTATCTAATCACTGTGAGAGTGATTAATCACTGTGAGAGGCTTAGAGGTAGAGCTTGGAGTATAGATTCATGTCCTGAGTTCAAATCTAGGCTTCACCAGTTCCTCGCTGTGCAACCTTGGGGAAGACATTTAACCTCTCTGGTCCTCACATTGCTTAACTGTAAAACTGAGATCGTTACAGTGACTAACTTATAGGGATATGGGGATAGATGAGTGAGTAAACAACCTGTAAGGTGCTTTAGAACAGGGCTGACCATATAGTAAGCACACTGAAAACATCACTGTCCTTGTTGTCATTGCTCCTGTGTACCTGGATCTATCTCACAGAAACTCTACCAGGCACAAATCATTTTACCCTAATTTATGAGAAAAGTTTCATTCCTTATCAAAGTATTAACTAAAAAtggcaaaacaaacacaaataactTTGATGATGCTCTGAAATTTTGATCATGTCAGGGAGAAAAACAGAGCACATAAAgattctttttggtactggggattgaacccaggggcacataacccctgagccatgtccccagcccttttttatattttatttagaaacagggtctcactgagttgctcagggccttactaagttgctgacactggctttgaactcaagatcctcctgcctcagcctgctgagctgctgggattacaagtatgcatcactgtgcccagctgaggattcttgttttttaaacagtactgcatttaatttaattaattaagtatttttttgtgCGTGGTCCtggggtagaacccagggccttgtgcatgtgaggcaagcactctaccaactgaactacatccccagtccagctGACAATTCTTAATAGTGGTAAGTCTATGGAAATTACCACATGCTCCCAATCACTGCCAtttcacagagaagaaataagaataaaagttttCTTACTGTGCTATCCATTGTCAGCATAAATATTAATATGGAACAAGTAATTATGATAATATCAACTCTATAACATAATTGTGTCCATTTGACAGAGAGGAAGAGCCCATGCTGACATCCTGAGGAGTAGCAGAAGCTATATAGTcctgggggctggaggtgtagctcattGGCAGGGTGTATATATGGCATTCCATCaacagcaccacacacacacatacacagacacacacaaaaaaatgtatacCATTCTGCTTATATAGAACACAGGCATATAGTACTATGCTATGTAACAACTGTAGCACAAAAAGAGAACACCTGAGTTTCTCAGcataaattaaatatgttaatagACATTAATCATAGCAATTATAATCTTAATGATTATAATCTTATGATTATAATCTTAATGATCTTAATCTTATGGTTATGATTGTAATTAACAATATTGTTCTTTGTATCAAGGCATTATGATAATTAATAGCAAGCCTGTGGCTGCgtgcacacgcctgtaatcccagcggatcaggaggctgaggcaggaagatggcaagttcaaaaccaggctcaacaacttagcaagaccctgtctcaaaaaataaaaagggctggggatgtggctcagtggttaagtgcccctgggttcaatccaggtacgaaaaaataaaaaataaaaacaaaaccaagcctgCAACACAATAAATATAACATGAATGGTTCTGCACAACAGTGAGGAAGGAAAGCCATGAGCTTTCCTGGAGCTACTGTTACTTAACATTATGCTCTTCACCTCCATgcccatgaccatgaccatgacaATGAAAGCCTATCCCAGGCCTAGTTCAAAGTAGGCAAATGAGAAGACTCAAATTAGGAAGCAGAGCCATTAATTAATATCCATGCTGATATCAGCATCATCAGAGGTCATCtaaaggtatatatttttttctaattatggaGGCCATCTAAACATGCCCATTGACCAAAGGGAAAAGGAACATCCTTCAGAGAGAAATGACTTCTGACTATGGTTCCAATATGACATAAATGTAGATGACATCCAAGAAGTACCCCAAGCATGGCTTTTTCCCAGAGACGTACCAAGGCCACACCTGCCatgcccctccccaccaccccatcCACACAAACATGCGACCTCACCTGAGCACCTGCATCTCGTTCTTGAAGGCCTGGGCCTGCTCAGCAGTGGGTTGGGCTACCTTGAGCACCTTCACAGCCACATCACCATGCCACCTCCCGCGAAACACGGTTCCAAACGAGCCCGTCCCAATTCTATTCAGCAGCTGCACCTCACTGGGTGGCACCTCCCAGTAATAGCCTGAGTCCCGGTACCCGAGGTTCTTCTGTGGGCCAGATGGGCATCATCTGAGGGGCCTGCCCACACCCTTCAACCCATGTCACTCAGCCTGCAGTGCCCCCTTCCCAAGATTCCCGCTTGAGTGTAccactttcttcttttcatcAGCCAAGGACTTCCGCTCCCGCTGCTCTGAAGGTGACTTGGAATGTGGGGACTTCCTCCCCGAGGACACACTGGCTGGGTTGGGGCTCCCCCGCGggcctccatcaccaccacctctaCTACCAGCAGCTGCAGTTGTGGAGAGGATGTGAGTGGAGGCAAGTGGGGCAGCAGGGCAGAGAAGGCACAGAGTGTAAGCATggagtggggtgggtgggtgctCACCATTGGTGCCGAAACTCTGGCCAGTGAGCTGAAAGATGGGGGACAGAAATCAAGGTGAGCACATGGAGGCCAATAGAAATGGCTCTCACCCCCTGCACCATGCTCCTCCAGTGCCCCCCTTGCCACTCACCTGCATGAGGCTGGAGTCCATGTGAGCTGTGGTGCTGACCATGTGGACGTTGGGAGTGGATGTGGAGCGGATGCGCTGCAGGGGGGCGTTGGCTGAGGCAGGGAAGGGGAAGTGCTCCCGGTCATGGTGCTGAGTGCAGGGGCTGACAGAAAAAAGGCTGGGAAGTTGTTATGGAATGAAGCAGAAAACCCAGGGAGCCCACCCCTGCCACCCCAAACATGCCTTTGGCTCATTCACAGCAAATGCCAACTGGTTATACTGGCATTTGTTTGTTCAAGAAACACCTATTGAGTGCCTGCCACGTATCAGATAACCATTCTAGGTGTAAGTGATAAAACtgtgaacaaaacaaataaatgccCTTGTGGAGCCAATATTccagcagaggaagagaggaatcaagataaagaaatacataatGAGAACACAGGTGATAGGAGCAAGAATgggaaaaagagaacaaaataagaGGATAGAAAGTGTCCCGGGGGTGTCAGGGGAGGCTACTCAAAGAAGGTGACACTGAAGGCCTAAAGGAGGGACAGTGAGGgacaaagatgtggggaaaaaggttaagatatgaatttcataattatatattacaatgacatataatattcaaatatgtatTGTATAATACACCTTGTATTACAACGGTAATGTTGTAAAACATATCATCATGTAACATGTCATATACCATATGTGGATTATACAAATTATAATGTTATGAAAAGATTTTCTAATGTTTCTTTCACTATTCTGAAATTCAGAGGTAATTAATCCACATATATCCCAAATTAAACTTACCCTTTtatgtattataaaaaatatatggtgttttgtatatagaaaaatattccataatacaacacataataaaaataaaccatattaAGTATGAACACTATAAAATACACacctatatattatatacatctatttatgtatcattttaatacttaatataaaaaatcaaaggaaagtaATTTATGATAAgtaatatgtatttcaaaatggaAAGGTTTGCACAAGGTTATGCTGGAAGAACGAATGTAGTAGTTAGCTGCTTATATGttcataattaataataataaattattatttattctatacCAGGTAATTCTCTAAACACTCTACACATTTTACCTCACTGAATCCTCACTAGAGCCTTGCGTGGTAAAAAGTatcattcccttttttttttttttaaagagagagtgagagaggagagagagagagagagagagagagagagagagagaattttttaaatatttattt
This window of the Urocitellus parryii isolate mUroPar1 chromosome X, mUroPar1.hap1, whole genome shotgun sequence genome carries:
- the Araf gene encoding serine/threonine-protein kinase A-Raf, which produces MEPPRGPPANGAEPSRAVGTVKVYLPNKQRTVVTVRDGMSVYDSLDKALKVRGLNQDCCVVYRLIKGRKTVTAWDTAIAPLDGEELIVEVLEDVPLTMHNFVRKTYFSLAFCDFCLKFLFHGFRCQTCGYKFHQHCSSKVPTVCVDMSTNRRPIYHSVQDLSGGSRQHEAPSNCPRNELLTSQGPSPCTQHHDREHFPFPASANAPLQRIRSTSTPNVHMVSTTAHMDSSLMQLTGQSFGTNAAGSRGGGDGGPRGSPNPASVSSGRKSPHSKSPSEQRERKSLADEKKKVKNLGYRDSGYYWEVPPSEVQLLNRIGTGSFGTVFRGRWHGDVAVKVLKVAQPTAEQAQAFKNEMQVLRKTRHVNILLFMGFMTRPGFAIITQWCEGSSLYHHLHVADTRFDMVQLIDVARQTAQGMDYLHAKNIIHRDLKSNNIFLHEGLTVKIGDFGLATVKTRWSGAQPLEQPSGSVLWMAAEVIRMQDPNPYSFQSDVYAYGVVLYELMTGSLPYSHIGSRDQIIFMVGRGYLSPDLSKISSNCPKAMRRLLSDCLKFQREERPLFPQILATIELLQRSLPKIERSASEPSLHRTQADELPACLLSVARLVP